TTGCTCTATTCTCTGATGAAACGACGTATACAAAATTCTTTCCCGTTTCATCGATCATAACAGCTCTGCTTGGAACAGCCACGCCATGCGGCATGCTTGGACTCTCGATGGTGGCAGTGCAAATCATCCCGGGTTTTATTGCACGATCGCTATTCTCAATTGCGATTTTGATCTTATAGGTGTGCGCAATTGGTTCCGCGACAACGCCGACTTGTTCCACTACGCCGGTAAAGTGTGTGGATCCCAATGCACCGATTGTGATATTTGCTTTCTGCCCCTTTTGGATCAGAGAAATTTCATCTTCTGCAACGGCGACTCGGGCAAAGACTTTGTTGATCTTTACAATCGTGATCGATGTGAGATTCGGCATAGCGGTCATTCCCGGTTCGATCGATCGTCTGCCGATGTAGCCGTCACTTGTTGCATAGAGACTGCAGTCGTCCAAGGTCTTTTTGGCAATTGCTGCTCCAGCCTTTGCTTTTTGCACGCCGGTTTCTACTTCTACGTATTTCACATCCGGCAAATTGCCGTTCTTGTGCATCGGTGTTAAGCGGTTGTAGGCGTCCTCTGCCTGCAGCTGGCTCGCTTGCATCATAGCATAAGTATTTTGATACGTCGCATTGTCCAGTGTAGCAAGGAGTTGTCCCCTCTTTACCATCGCACCTTCGGAGACAAATACTTTTGACACCGTTCCCACCGATGAAAAGCTAAGCGGTATCGTCTCGGATTCTTCTATGGTGCCGCTGTATGCAAGCTCCTGGTTTACGTCGACGGGTTTTATTTTTTCTACTCGGACCTTGATGGCAAGATCATTCTGATTGCCTGCATTGCTGGAACAACTCCACAGCGAAAACACTACTCCAAGAAGTGAGAAAACAAGGAGGTTCATTTCATTTTTCATATCGTAGTCCTTTAGACTATTATCGTATTTTGGTCGAATAAATGATAAAAAAAAATCAAAGTCCGTTTGCAATAAACCGAGCAGCAATGTCAATCTGAGCGGTATCGTCATTTTCCAATAATAAGTAAAGTTCAAGTGCGTGCATCATTCCTGTGATTGTCTTTGCAGAAATCGCTACTTCACTTCTATTAATAAATGTGAACTCTTTGTTTTCCAAGCCGAACGTCAATATTTCCTTGATATATTTTTCTTCTCTTGCGTCAAACATCTCTCTCAGCTTACCGATGAAATTCTTATTCTGTCTGATTTCTTCCCGGATGATTGTGTACGCGCTGATCCTGTTTTTCATTTCTTT
The Bacteroidota bacterium genome window above contains:
- a CDS encoding efflux RND transporter periplasmic adaptor subunit, producing the protein MKNEMNLLVFSLLGVVFSLWSCSSNAGNQNDLAIKVRVEKIKPVDVNQELAYSGTIEESETIPLSFSSVGTVSKVFVSEGAMVKRGQLLATLDNATYQNTYAMMQASQLQAEDAYNRLTPMHKNGNLPDVKYVEVETGVQKAKAGAAIAKKTLDDCSLYATSDGYIGRRSIEPGMTAMPNLTSITIVKINKVFARVAVAEDEISLIQKGQKANITIGALGSTHFTGVVEQVGVVAEPIAHTYKIKIAIENSDRAIKPGMICTATIESPSMPHGVAVPSRAVMIDETGKNFVYVVSSENRAMREYIATGQLLNSGIEVLEGLKMNDPVVVEGQHKLTDEAFVEIVN
- a CDS encoding TetR/AcrR family transcriptional regulator, with translation MNKDDIVRAEILQAAERVFQKWGNNKTTMEDIAREAGKGKSTLYYYYESKEEIFDAVVIVEFEKILQKAKELSQGAETAKEKLITYIVESIKEMKNRISAYTIIREEIRQNKNFIGKLREMFDAREEKYIKEILTFGLENKEFTFINRSEVAISAKTITGMMHALELYLLLENDDTAQIDIAARFIANGL